In Spiroplasma litorale, a single genomic region encodes these proteins:
- the gyrA gene encoding DNA gyrase subunit A gives MEKDITINSKVLEVDIKSEVEKDFLEYSMSVIVSRALPDLRDGLKPVQRRIVFAMNELKIFSDTPHKKSARIVGEVIGKYHPHGDSSVYEAMVRMAQDFSYRYPLVEGHGNFGSIDGDGAAAMRYTEARLSKISSLLLKDIDMDTVPFVDNYDALEKEPVYLTGYFPNLLVNGATGIAVGMATNIPPHNLKEVIEAIIETINNKEITIDEILKFIKGPDFPMGALMTNGNSMIEGYKTGKGSVTLRAKILTEDTEKRQRIVITEIPYQTNKLRIVEKIAELHKNKVISGIHDIRDESNYEGIRIVLDLQKNSNVQLIIKKLYKYTNLQYNFAINMLALNNGKPEVLNIKDIIKLYINHQILTIVKRSIYEKNKLNEKLHILKALKITIDNIEEVIKIIKDSKTTQEASNNLLNKFGFDDKQIKAILDMRLQRLVSLEHEKIVNEILEIEKRIAYLTEILEFKDLQEKILINQLTEIKNKYGDERRTKIIQEELTQIEEEELIQDEQFLLTLSNEGYVRRIKIEEIKTQKRGGKGTTLNAVANDEITLSTIGKTKDEILFFTNIGKVYKIKAYKIDLFSKSSRGIPVINYIGISHEEKITSILCYKQNKSKNLFLITEKGIAKRVPIKEFERVNNFGKIAIILDKDDKLISVVPTKDNENIMVASKKGKVLKLEENKFRTMSRSSKGVIAIKLDKGDKTISACSTIKNTMVVTISDKGILKKTLIDEYNLLSRGSKGVLGMKLNDKTGKLKYIFSIRDTDEIIMISSEGRTIRILASEINLQSRNSSGVIGFDVNDGEALTSVSIKFNK, from the coding sequence ATGGAAAAAGATATAACAATTAACAGTAAAGTATTAGAAGTTGATATCAAAAGTGAGGTAGAAAAAGATTTTTTAGAATACTCTATGAGCGTTATTGTTAGTAGAGCACTTCCTGATCTTAGAGATGGACTTAAACCAGTTCAAAGAAGAATAGTTTTTGCTATGAATGAACTTAAAATATTTTCAGATACTCCACATAAAAAATCAGCACGTATTGTTGGTGAAGTAATTGGTAAATATCACCCTCACGGAGACTCATCAGTTTACGAAGCGATGGTGAGGATGGCACAAGATTTCTCTTATAGATATCCTTTAGTTGAAGGACATGGAAACTTTGGTTCAATTGATGGAGATGGTGCTGCTGCAATGCGTTATACTGAGGCAAGATTATCAAAAATATCTTCTCTATTATTAAAAGATATTGATATGGATACCGTTCCATTTGTTGATAATTACGATGCTCTAGAAAAAGAACCAGTTTATTTAACAGGTTACTTCCCAAACCTACTTGTAAATGGAGCTACTGGAATTGCTGTCGGTATGGCTACAAATATTCCCCCTCATAATTTAAAAGAGGTAATTGAAGCAATTATAGAAACAATCAATAATAAAGAGATAACTATTGATGAAATTTTAAAATTCATTAAAGGACCTGATTTTCCAATGGGTGCGTTAATGACTAATGGTAATAGTATGATTGAAGGTTACAAAACTGGTAAAGGTAGTGTTACACTTAGAGCTAAAATTTTAACAGAAGATACAGAAAAAAGACAAAGAATTGTAATAACTGAAATACCGTATCAAACAAACAAACTAAGAATTGTTGAAAAAATTGCAGAACTTCATAAAAATAAAGTAATAAGTGGAATACATGATATAAGAGATGAATCTAACTATGAAGGTATTCGTATCGTTCTTGATCTCCAAAAAAATTCAAATGTACAACTTATAATAAAAAAACTATATAAATATACAAACTTACAATATAATTTTGCTATTAATATGCTTGCATTAAATAACGGTAAGCCAGAAGTTTTGAATATAAAAGATATTATTAAACTATATATAAATCACCAAATTCTAACAATTGTAAAAAGAAGTATATATGAAAAAAATAAACTAAATGAAAAATTGCATATTTTAAAAGCTCTAAAAATTACAATTGATAATATTGAAGAAGTTATAAAAATTATAAAAGACTCTAAAACAACCCAAGAAGCATCGAATAATTTATTAAATAAATTTGGGTTTGATGATAAACAAATAAAGGCAATTTTAGATATGAGATTGCAAAGATTAGTATCTTTAGAACATGAGAAAATTGTAAATGAAATATTAGAAATTGAAAAAAGAATTGCTTATTTAACTGAAATTCTTGAATTTAAAGATCTTCAAGAAAAAATTTTAATTAACCAATTAACTGAAATTAAAAATAAATACGGTGATGAAAGAAGAACAAAAATAATTCAAGAAGAATTAACTCAAATTGAAGAAGAAGAATTAATTCAAGATGAACAGTTTTTATTAACTTTATCAAATGAAGGATATGTAAGAAGAATTAAAATCGAAGAAATCAAGACTCAAAAAAGAGGTGGTAAAGGAACCACTTTAAATGCAGTTGCTAATGATGAAATTACATTATCTACAATAGGTAAAACAAAAGATGAAATATTATTTTTCACAAATATTGGAAAAGTTTATAAAATTAAAGCATACAAAATTGATTTATTTTCAAAGTCTTCTAGAGGTATACCTGTTATAAATTACATTGGTATTAGTCATGAAGAGAAAATTACTTCTATACTTTGCTATAAACAAAATAAAAGCAAAAACTTATTTTTAATCACTGAAAAAGGTATAGCTAAAAGAGTTCCGATTAAAGAGTTTGAAAGAGTTAACAATTTCGGTAAAATTGCAATTATACTGGATAAAGATGATAAATTAATATCGGTTGTACCAACAAAAGATAATGAAAACATAATGGTAGCTTCTAAAAAAGGCAAAGTTCTAAAACTTGAAGAAAATAAATTTAGAACAATGTCTAGAAGTTCAAAAGGTGTAATTGCTATTAAGTTAGATAAAGGAGACAAAACTATATCTGCTTGTTCAACAATTAAGAATACAATGGTTGTAACCATATCTGATAAAGGTATTTTGAAAAAAACATTAATTGACGAATACAATCTTTTAAGTAGAGGATCTAAAGGTGTTTTAGGGATGAAATTAAATGATAAAACCGGTAAATTAAAGTACATATTTTCAATTAGAGATACAGACGAAATCATAATGATTTCTTCAGAAGGAAGAACTATTAGAATTTTAGCAAGCGAAATTAATCTCCAATCAAGAAACAGCTCAGGTGTAATAGGTTTTGATGTTAACGACGGTGAAGCACTAACGTCAGTTTCTATAAAATTTAACAAATAA
- the dnaX gene encoding DNA polymerase III subunit gamma/tau, with the protein MEQKKALYRKYRPKNFEELVGHDVIKKILINQLKSNSFSHAMIFSGQRGTGKTSLARLFAKSMQCENISETEYKTCNECKSCFEFDKDSHPDIFEIDAASNNGVDEIRSIKSNVSTMPTLSKYKVYIIDEVHMLSNSAFNALLKTLEEPPKYVIFILATTEQNKIPSTIISRCQIFNFKKIEQNTLTEKIKEVAKKEGYEIDKETLNEIFYITEGSLRDALNYLDQCIAISDGVINIDILKKLFYISSKKEKIEIIKNIINNKPELIIPKLEEFNKKGLDFSLFIIGIVEILKEVIEYKICSNKELMTILNEDDCIWFESVDIKRVLLITDNLVEAYSKSKTSNMGLYVVILGILKSINKKLISLENEYNSMFINNKNSKKENIVENNLSKSEVKKENLEVKNEKMKSEKPLKEQLITDIEKEEFQIKLMNSEKQFLKKDIFFNNKDVINELVGAKKDKRIFVEKKLNSLFEIMNIKNEILNIIIPFYKVKVVASSERCSVMISETKSQSNWANNKLRDKRFKEKILKFLDLDFIFVIDKSQWNFIKNEFSNLKDKNNLPKYYKNDFNSLWENQTKDNDSTNEIYLNEVKESFVDFEIEVEE; encoded by the coding sequence ATGGAACAAAAAAAAGCTTTATATAGAAAGTACAGACCAAAAAATTTTGAAGAGCTAGTGGGACATGATGTAATCAAAAAAATTTTAATAAACCAATTAAAATCAAATTCTTTTTCTCATGCGATGATATTTTCAGGTCAAAGAGGTACAGGTAAAACTTCTCTTGCAAGGTTATTTGCAAAATCAATGCAATGTGAAAATATATCTGAAACAGAGTATAAAACATGTAATGAGTGTAAAAGCTGTTTTGAATTTGATAAGGATTCTCACCCTGATATTTTTGAAATCGATGCTGCATCAAATAATGGAGTAGATGAAATTAGAAGTATAAAATCAAATGTATCAACAATGCCAACTTTATCAAAATATAAAGTTTATATAATTGATGAAGTTCATATGTTATCAAACTCTGCATTCAATGCATTGTTAAAAACTTTAGAAGAGCCGCCAAAGTATGTAATATTCATTTTAGCAACCACAGAACAAAATAAGATACCTTCTACAATTATATCTAGGTGTCAAATATTTAACTTTAAAAAAATTGAACAAAATACATTAACAGAAAAAATCAAAGAAGTAGCAAAAAAAGAAGGCTATGAAATTGATAAAGAAACTTTAAATGAAATTTTTTATATAACAGAAGGGTCCTTGAGAGATGCCTTAAATTATTTAGATCAATGTATTGCGATATCTGATGGAGTCATAAATATTGATATTTTAAAAAAACTATTTTACATATCATCAAAAAAAGAAAAAATTGAAATTATCAAAAATATCATAAATAATAAACCAGAATTAATAATTCCGAAGTTAGAAGAGTTTAACAAAAAAGGCCTTGATTTTTCATTATTTATTATAGGAATAGTTGAAATCTTAAAAGAAGTTATTGAATATAAAATATGTTCAAATAAAGAGTTGATGACAATATTAAATGAAGATGATTGCATTTGATTTGAAAGTGTAGATATAAAAAGAGTTTTATTAATTACAGATAACTTAGTAGAAGCGTATTCAAAAAGTAAAACTTCAAATATGGGTCTATATGTAGTAATTTTAGGAATACTAAAATCTATTAATAAAAAACTTATAAGTTTAGAAAACGAATACAATAGCATGTTTATTAATAATAAAAATAGTAAAAAAGAAAATATTGTTGAAAATAATTTATCTAAATCAGAAGTGAAAAAGGAAAATCTCGAAGTTAAAAATGAAAAAATGAAAAGTGAAAAACCATTAAAAGAGCAACTGATAACCGATATTGAAAAAGAAGAATTTCAAATAAAACTCATGAATAGTGAAAAACAATTTTTAAAAAAAGATATATTTTTCAATAACAAAGACGTTATCAATGAACTTGTAGGTGCCAAAAAAGATAAAAGAATATTTGTTGAAAAAAAACTTAACTCATTATTTGAAATAATGAACATAAAAAACGAAATCTTAAATATTATTATTCCATTCTATAAAGTTAAAGTGGTTGCTTCAAGTGAAAGATGTTCTGTGATGATATCAGAGACAAAATCTCAATCAAATTGAGCAAACAATAAATTAAGAGATAAAAGATTTAAAGAAAAAATATTAAAGTTCCTAGACCTGGATTTTATTTTTGTAATTGATAAGTCACAATGAAATTTTATTAAAAATGAATTTTCAAACTTAAAAGATAAAAATAACTTACCGAAATATTATAAAAATGATTTTAACTCTCTATGGGAAAATCAAACAAAAGATAATGATTCAACAAATGAAATTTATTTAAATGAAGTTAAAGAGAGTTTTGTAGATTTTGAAATTGAAGTGGAGGAATAA
- a CDS encoding deaminase, with product MEKDIIFENLQKLIKKCNKSKDVPIAAVIIKDRIIKFKGYNTRQKKYIFNNHAEIITINKAFKKTKSKNLSEYTMYVNLKPCIMCIATLEHSNIKKVYYWLENEKCDYSRIKSTITFHKVYNKNQEEFFKQELKKFFKKLRG from the coding sequence ATGGAAAAAGATATAATTTTCGAAAATTTGCAAAAGTTAATAAAAAAATGTAATAAATCAAAAGATGTGCCAATAGCAGCTGTGATAATTAAAGATAGAATAATTAAGTTTAAGGGTTACAATACTCGTCAAAAAAAGTATATTTTTAATAATCATGCTGAAATTATAACTATTAATAAAGCATTCAAAAAAACAAAATCAAAAAATTTAAGTGAATATACTATGTATGTTAATTTGAAGCCTTGTATAATGTGTATAGCAACATTAGAACATTCAAACATAAAAAAAGTCTATTATTGATTAGAAAATGAGAAGTGTGACTATTCAAGAATAAAATCAACCATTACTTTTCATAAAGTATATAATAAAAATCAAGAGGAATTCTTCAAGCAAGAACTTAAAAAATTTTTTAAAAAATTAAGGGGTTAG
- a CDS encoding tRNA1(Val) (adenine(37)-N6)-methyltransferase, with translation MLIKNKLLNYKDLSIWQEKNMFNFCIDSVIIARFLKINNKVKNIVDIGTNNAVIPLILSRYTKANIYGVEIQKKASEIAIKNVYLNNLQSQISIINEDISHYIKDKNNKFDLVYCNPPFFKLNDESKLNEISELTIARHEKKLDLENMLYCSKVLLNNNGRLVFVHVADRFEEIIVSLNKAGFSIKRIQFVSSKKKNTDCKKILIEAKLSKNKGCKILQPLYIHNDDGSYTQETLELFKD, from the coding sequence ATGTTAATTAAAAATAAACTACTTAATTATAAAGATTTAAGTATATGACAAGAAAAAAATATGTTTAATTTCTGTATAGATTCTGTAATTATTGCGAGGTTTTTAAAAATAAATAATAAAGTTAAAAATATAGTAGATATAGGGACTAACAATGCTGTAATACCACTTATATTGTCAAGATATACAAAAGCAAATATATATGGAGTTGAAATACAAAAAAAAGCATCTGAAATTGCAATAAAAAATGTATACTTAAATAATTTACAAAGCCAGATTTCAATTATAAATGAAGATATTTCTCATTATATTAAAGATAAAAATAACAAATTTGATCTTGTTTATTGTAATCCGCCGTTCTTTAAACTAAATGATGAGTCAAAACTTAATGAAATATCAGAGTTAACAATAGCAAGACATGAAAAAAAACTTGATTTAGAAAATATGTTATATTGTTCTAAAGTCTTGTTAAATAACAATGGCAGATTAGTTTTTGTACATGTTGCAGATAGATTTGAAGAAATTATTGTAAGTTTGAATAAAGCGGGTTTTTCTATTAAAAGAATACAATTTGTTTCTTCAAAGAAAAAAAATACAGATTGTAAAAAAATATTAATAGAAGCAAAACTTTCAAAAAACAAAGGTTGCAAGATACTACAACCATTGTACATACACAATGATGATGGTAGTTACACTCAAGAAACTTTAGAATTATTTAAGGATTAA
- the tilS gene encoding tRNA lysidine(34) synthetase TilS, which translates to MNLSKKGKYLVAVSGGPDSIFLLQLLVKKKYKNLVVCHVNHNYREESIVDQKVVENICKKYKIKLYVENIFYKKDYKNFEAWARKERYKIFSSIIKKENLDSVLIAHNLNDDVETYLMQLDKKTTLNFYGIKHKTYVEGCKIIRPIINYKKENILKYLNKNNIEYAIDKTNFDLKYKRNQIRNQLTPHKIDLLKKEMVNINKKLKKQEIDIVKKINLQKEEYIDLKWLNSKEIDYKLRFLYMYFLKKGLIGLLINTKKSFIKELEKQLQTKKSYLNIKIKNKIILKDYNKLFIVNEEELFLFESKEKPSFYNGPNFNSKNLIYTNNWLKWQSKLYYNKVRLKKFYMNKKYSYYNRFKTILVFDPVNGIILNKLW; encoded by the coding sequence ATGAATTTAAGTAAAAAAGGAAAATATTTAGTAGCGGTATCAGGTGGGCCGGATAGCATCTTTTTATTGCAACTATTAGTCAAAAAAAAGTATAAAAACTTGGTCGTCTGCCATGTAAATCATAATTACAGAGAAGAATCTATTGTTGACCAAAAAGTTGTGGAAAATATATGTAAAAAATACAAAATTAAATTATATGTTGAAAATATTTTTTATAAAAAAGATTATAAAAATTTTGAAGCTTGAGCAAGAAAAGAAAGATATAAAATATTTAGCTCAATTATTAAAAAAGAAAATTTGGATTCAGTTCTTATTGCTCACAACTTAAACGATGATGTTGAAACATATTTAATGCAATTAGACAAAAAAACAACTCTTAATTTTTATGGTATAAAACATAAAACATACGTAGAAGGTTGTAAAATAATAAGACCAATTATAAATTATAAAAAAGAAAATATTTTAAAATATCTTAATAAAAATAATATTGAGTATGCAATTGATAAAACTAATTTTGATCTTAAATATAAAAGAAATCAAATTAGAAACCAACTAACTCCACACAAAATTGATCTTTTAAAAAAAGAGATGGTTAATATAAATAAAAAGCTAAAAAAACAAGAAATAGACATAGTTAAAAAAATTAACTTACAAAAAGAAGAATATATTGATTTAAAATGGTTGAATAGTAAAGAAATTGATTACAAACTAAGGTTTTTATATATGTATTTTTTAAAAAAAGGGCTAATCGGGCTTTTAATAAATACTAAAAAATCTTTTATAAAAGAACTAGAAAAACAATTGCAAACAAAAAAAAGCTATTTAAATATAAAAATAAAAAATAAAATAATTTTAAAAGACTATAATAAATTATTTATTGTGAATGAAGAAGAACTTTTTTTATTTGAAAGCAAAGAAAAACCTTCATTTTATAATGGACCAAATTTTAATTCTAAAAATTTAATATATACAAATAATTGGTTAAAATGACAATCAAAACTGTATTATAATAAGGTAAGGTTAAAAAAATTCTATATGAATAAAAAATATAGCTATTATAATAGGTTTAAGACTATATTGGTGTTTGACCCAGTTAATGGAATAATTTTAAATAAACTATGATAG
- the tmk gene encoding dTMP kinase, which translates to MLFISLEGIDGSGKTTISKMIKDNLSQRGFKVLLTREPGGELFAEDIRQMILDKKNIITPWTETLLYIAARKQHLDKVVIPTLKAGTIVICDRFMDSTSAYQGYARNVGMAEIDEVQNIVLGSTKPDLTIFFDITPKEAHIRLVKRKRKPDRLESEDSVFHEAVYEGYQILVSENTDRIKVVDSRKPINEVLQQVDFLINDALNKRLKKDE; encoded by the coding sequence ATGCTCTTTATTTCTTTAGAAGGTATCGATGGATCAGGGAAAACAACCATATCAAAAATGATAAAAGATAATTTATCCCAAAGAGGTTTTAAAGTTCTTTTAACTAGAGAACCAGGGGGGGAACTTTTTGCTGAAGACATAAGACAAATGATATTAGATAAAAAAAACATAATAACACCATGAACAGAAACATTGTTATATATTGCTGCAAGAAAACAACACTTGGATAAAGTTGTTATACCAACACTTAAAGCTGGAACAATTGTAATATGTGATAGATTTATGGACTCAACTTCTGCTTACCAAGGATATGCAAGAAATGTTGGAATGGCAGAAATTGATGAAGTACAAAATATAGTTCTAGGATCAACAAAACCAGACTTAACAATTTTTTTTGACATTACACCAAAAGAAGCTCATATAAGGCTGGTTAAAAGAAAAAGAAAACCCGATAGACTCGAAAGTGAAGATTCAGTGTTTCATGAGGCTGTATATGAGGGTTATCAAATTCTAGTATCAGAAAATACAGATAGAATCAAAGTTGTTGATTCTAGAAAACCTATAAACGAAGTTTTGCAACAAGTTGATTTCTTAATTAATGATGCTCTTAATAAAAGATTAAAAAAAGATGAATAA
- a CDS encoding DNA topoisomerase subunit B has translation MKNNYNAEQIQILEGLEAVRKRPGMYIGNTNKNGLHHLVWEIIDNSVDEALASYCNEITIVITNNGEVIVKDNGRGIPIDIHPKTNKTTLETIFTVLHAGGKFDESTYKVSGGLHGVGASVVNALSKYVIAYVMRDGIIYKQKFLEGGTKSTELEKVGKTDVDGTIICFKPDEKIFKDTVEFDFNLIKNKIKQLAFLNKGLKLNLFDERNDNEISFVFNDGIKDYVKEINNGKEKINNKIFYVNKKVNDIDVEVAVQYNENYDDDLYSFCNNIFTSEGGSHEDGFKNALLKSIHLYVDNLKQNNGNKYIWEDVKEGIVAVVSIRHKDPLYEGQTKTKLSNNDAKDSVYNAVLESFEEYLLKNPEDANNILSKITLSQKARKAAQKAREDTKRKSSINNFSLPGKLADCESKSVEESELYLVEGDSAGGSAKLGRNRKNQAILSLKGKVLNVEKVKQDRVFENTEIQSIIAAVGTDVKKDLDIKKLRYGKIIIMTDADVDGAHIKILLLTFFYRYMKDLVLNGNIFIAQPPLYKIWNSKNVNYAYSDSELEIFKKDTYEGTKYNIQRYKGLGEMDPIQLWETTMDPERRTMLKVTADDAFLANEVFSNLMGDNVEERKKFIIQNAKFVKNIDI, from the coding sequence ATGAAGAATAATTATAATGCAGAACAAATACAAATCCTGGAAGGTCTTGAAGCTGTTAGAAAAAGACCAGGTATGTACATTGGAAATACAAACAAAAATGGTTTACATCACTTAGTTTGAGAAATTATAGATAATTCTGTCGATGAAGCTCTTGCTAGTTATTGTAATGAAATAACTATTGTTATAACAAATAATGGTGAAGTTATTGTTAAAGATAATGGTAGAGGTATACCAATTGATATTCACCCAAAAACAAATAAAACAACTCTAGAAACTATTTTTACTGTGCTTCATGCAGGTGGTAAATTTGATGAATCTACTTATAAAGTTTCAGGTGGTTTACATGGGGTTGGAGCATCAGTTGTTAACGCTTTATCAAAATATGTAATAGCCTATGTTATGAGAGATGGAATAATATATAAACAAAAATTTCTAGAAGGTGGTACAAAATCAACTGAACTAGAAAAAGTAGGTAAAACAGATGTTGATGGAACTATAATATGTTTTAAACCAGATGAGAAAATTTTTAAAGATACTGTCGAATTTGATTTTAATTTAATAAAAAACAAAATAAAACAACTTGCATTCCTTAATAAAGGGTTAAAACTAAATCTTTTTGACGAAAGAAATGACAATGAAATTAGTTTTGTTTTTAACGATGGAATAAAAGACTATGTTAAAGAAATTAATAATGGCAAAGAAAAAATAAACAATAAAATATTTTATGTTAATAAAAAAGTAAATGACATAGATGTAGAAGTAGCTGTTCAATACAACGAAAACTATGATGATGATCTTTATTCATTTTGTAATAACATTTTCACTTCTGAAGGCGGTTCACATGAAGATGGGTTCAAGAACGCCCTTCTAAAATCTATACACTTATATGTTGATAATTTAAAACAAAATAATGGTAATAAATATATATGAGAAGATGTTAAAGAAGGGATTGTTGCTGTAGTTTCTATAAGACATAAAGATCCATTATACGAAGGTCAAACAAAAACAAAACTTTCAAACAACGATGCTAAAGATAGTGTTTATAATGCTGTCTTAGAATCATTTGAAGAGTATTTATTAAAAAACCCAGAAGATGCAAATAACATTTTAAGTAAAATTACTCTATCTCAAAAAGCTAGAAAAGCAGCTCAAAAAGCAAGAGAAGATACAAAAAGAAAATCCTCTATTAATAATTTTTCATTACCTGGTAAACTTGCAGATTGCGAGTCTAAAAGTGTTGAAGAATCAGAATTATATTTAGTCGAAGGAGATTCTGCCGGAGGAAGTGCAAAACTAGGAAGAAATAGAAAAAATCAAGCTATTTTGTCTTTAAAGGGTAAAGTTTTAAATGTTGAAAAAGTAAAACAAGATAGAGTATTTGAAAATACAGAAATACAATCAATTATTGCTGCTGTTGGTACAGATGTTAAGAAAGATTTAGATATTAAAAAATTGAGATATGGAAAAATAATTATTATGACAGATGCTGATGTTGATGGTGCACACATCAAAATTTTACTTCTAACATTTTTTTATAGATACATGAAAGACCTTGTTTTAAATGGAAACATTTTTATTGCGCAACCACCACTTTATAAAATTTGAAATTCAAAAAACGTGAATTATGCATATAGTGATTCTGAACTTGAGATTTTTAAGAAAGATACATATGAAGGAACAAAATATAATATTCAAAGATATAAAGGACTTGGTGAAATGGACCCGATCCAACTTTGAGAAACAACAATGGACCCAGAAAGAAGAACTATGTTAAAAGTGACAGCAGATGACGCATTTTTAGCTAATGAAGTATTTTCAAATTTAATGGGCGATAATGTTGAAGAAAGAAAAAAATTTATAATTCAAAATGCTAAGTTTGTAAAAAATATTGATATTTAG
- the dnaN gene encoding DNA polymerase III subunit beta: MFFSIDRLSLIEEINKCNRIIDLKSPSPSITGICFDVSVDNLVLISTNTIISIKTTIKLNEMNLNIKQAGNILIRGKYFLEILKKMDDEIVNISCVENNIVVLSGKKLEFSLNILDYNDYPLIAFRENGDNITVNCNDLKKALNQTIISVNEWKQKIVLSGLNFSLKNGIFYIIGTDGYRVSRKRINYWSPQLEGKFETNIPYRSVLEIIKLLPDVGECKISIMDSYTCIFINNTIFQTTVLEGQFPDVNAVFPTDFNTTIFVDNKKFFKLISRADLPNDDNSIPVVNLVLENEKIFIKSSIHQVGSFEEEFDDFELKGIDDQNISFNSKYLIESLRTFETKMIEINLIDAKKPIVISSTEDDSLSQIILPMFSN; this comes from the coding sequence ATGTTTTTTAGTATAGATAGACTTTCGTTAATTGAAGAGATTAACAAGTGTAATAGAATAATTGATTTAAAATCTCCTTCTCCTAGTATTACTGGTATTTGTTTTGATGTTTCTGTTGATAATTTAGTTTTAATTTCTACTAATACAATTATTTCAATAAAAACTACTATTAAATTAAATGAGATGAATTTGAACATAAAACAAGCTGGTAACATTTTAATAAGAGGTAAATATTTTTTAGAGATATTAAAAAAAATGGATGATGAAATTGTTAATATTTCTTGTGTTGAAAATAATATAGTAGTTTTGTCAGGAAAAAAATTAGAATTCTCTCTTAATATATTAGATTATAATGATTACCCTTTAATTGCTTTTAGAGAAAACGGTGACAATATTACTGTAAATTGTAACGATCTAAAAAAAGCATTAAATCAAACTATTATTTCTGTAAATGAATGAAAACAGAAAATAGTTTTGTCTGGGTTAAACTTTTCATTAAAAAACGGTATTTTTTATATTATTGGTACTGATGGATATAGAGTTTCTAGAAAAAGAATTAATTATTGATCCCCACAACTTGAAGGCAAATTTGAAACAAACATTCCTTATAGAAGTGTCTTAGAAATTATTAAATTACTTCCTGATGTTGGAGAATGTAAAATATCAATTATGGATAGTTATACATGTATATTTATTAATAATACAATTTTTCAAACTACAGTTTTAGAAGGTCAATTTCCTGATGTTAATGCTGTTTTTCCTACAGATTTTAATACAACTATATTCGTTGATAATAAAAAGTTCTTTAAACTAATATCTAGAGCAGATTTACCAAATGATGATAATTCAATACCAGTTGTTAATTTAGTTTTAGAAAATGAAAAAATATTTATTAAATCAAGCATTCACCAAGTAGGAAGTTTTGAAGAAGAATTTGATGACTTTGAGTTAAAAGGAATTGATGATCAAAATATATCATTTAACTCAAAATACTTAATAGAGTCATTAAGAACTTTTGAAACCAAGATGATTGAAATAAATCTTATCGATGCAAAAAAACCAATAGTTATATCTTCTACTGAAGATGATAGTTTAAGTCAAATTATATTACCAATGTTTTCAAACTAA
- a CDS encoding toprim domain-containing protein gives MDEVIEKLKKVEGITSKTAEKILIDIIESKEKLNIIKDVLKTIDENFDNCPICNFYTINKKCSFCDNETRNKDQICVVTSKKEANKILKSDFRGMVHVLNGEINLNKNISPELIQLPKLFARISKDMEIILATNLTFNGEVTANYIINVIKENCKKISRLARGIPFGGSLDYIDEETLINAIENRRIIKK, from the coding sequence ATGGATGAAGTTATTGAAAAATTAAAAAAAGTTGAGGGCATCACTTCTAAGACAGCTGAAAAAATTTTAATTGATATAATTGAGTCAAAAGAAAAACTAAATATTATAAAAGATGTTTTAAAAACTATTGATGAAAATTTTGATAATTGTCCAATATGCAATTTCTATACAATAAATAAAAAGTGTAGTTTTTGTGATAATGAAACTAGAAACAAAGATCAAATTTGTGTTGTCACTTCAAAAAAAGAAGCTAACAAAATTTTAAAAAGTGATTTTAGAGGAATGGTTCATGTTTTGAATGGGGAGATTAATTTAAATAAAAATATATCACCAGAATTAATACAATTACCAAAATTATTTGCTAGAATTAGTAAAGATATGGAAATAATATTAGCCACAAATTTAACTTTTAATGGCGAAGTAACTGCAAATTATATAATCAATGTAATAAAAGAAAATTGTAAAAAGATTTCAAGATTAGCAAGAGGGATTCCTTTCGGTGGTTCTTTAGATTATATAGATGAAGAAACTTTGATAAATGCAATTGAAAACAGAAGGATTATTAAAAAATAA